A window of Enoplosus armatus isolate fEnoArm2 chromosome 3, fEnoArm2.hap1, whole genome shotgun sequence contains these coding sequences:
- the LOC139283229 gene encoding mucin-3A, with translation MFSTTGVTITTNTDHPTTTISSSTDVSPSSQSTVSTTPQCVDTDCPACTGTCMFNTTFGRCKCHCQDFVFGDSCVFGANDTSAQIDTGVIPTRNANFTLEVNITFQDAFNNLSSPQSVEFITTLQPELESLCKEADPQSYKNVQVIKLSSGSVVAVSVAEYVYTNNETQIQFVNTQLDGVLSDMLNDRSNLNKISQAFHNASVQLNELTFQLPEIKDINDLRPYVNCRFSNYTAEIINGQWLCVGPCKTNPDYCHQRGECHNDIYKGPVCRCFESSLKQFYGPQCDLFHWGPGFYGALFGSLATTFLLLIAIVIAAIVRKRHMGVWKRSNSFHRRLSAFEEDFFDFSDAGNHNLGFAGTFRPRLQNVDTRLQVTTKRPEVLNINP, from the exons ATGTTctccacaactggagtaacaataaccaccaacactgatcatcccactacaaccatcagttcttccacagacgtctcaccaagttcacaatctacagTATCCACAACTCCTCAGTGTGTAGATACTGACTGTCCTGCGTGTACTGGCACCTGTATGTTCAATACAACATTTGGAAGATGCAAATGCCATTGTCAAGATTTTGTCTTTGGAGACAGCTGCGTTTTTGGAGCGAATGACACCTCTGCTCAGATTG ATACTGGAGTTATACCTACACGAAATGCCAATTTTACTTTGGAAGTCAACATCACTTTTCAGGATGCCTTTAATAATTTAAGCTCACCTCAATCAGTAGAATTCATCACGACATTACAACCGGAG CTTGAATCCCTATGCAAAGAAGCAGATCCACAAAGCTATAAAAATGTACAAGTCATCAAGTTATC ATCAGGAAGTGTTGTTGCAGTGAGTGTGGCGGAGTATGTATATACAAACAATGAAACTCAAATCCAGTTTGTCAACACTCAGCTTGATGGGGTGTTGAGTGATATGTTGAATGACAGAAGTAACCTCAACAAGATTTCTCAGGCCTTTCATAATGCAAGTGTGCAGTTAAATGAGCTCACCTTCCAGCTACCTGAGATTAAAG ATATCAACGACCTGAGGCCTTATGTTAACTGCAGGTTTTCCAATTACACTGCTGAGATTATTAATGGTCAATGGCTGTGTGTTGGACCTTGCAAAACAAACCCTGATTACTGTCATCAACGTGGAGAATGTCATAATGACATTTACAAAGGGCCCGTCTGTAG GTGCTTTGAGTCTAGCCTGAAGCAGTTTTATGGCCCACAGTGTGACCTCTTCCATTGGGGTCCAGGTTTCTATGGAGCACTGTTTGGATCATTGGCGACAACATTCTTGCTCTTGATTGCCATTGTCATTGCTGCTATTGTCAGAAAGAGACACATGGGTGTTTG GAAAAGAAGCAACTCTTTTCACAGAAGGCTGTCTGCTTTTGAGGAAGATTTCTTTGACTTCTCTGACGCAG GAAATCACAACTTGGGATTTGCAGGCACTTTTAGGCCACGTCTACAAAATGTTGACACTCGATTGCAG GTCACAACAAAACGTCCTGAGGTTTTGAACATCAACCCTTGA
- the LOC139282308 gene encoding mucin-2-like, whose product MMSSPTEQQSTSATIVTPTGTTELTASTSMFTTTGVTISTNTDHPTTTIISSTNTDVSPTSQSTITPMTTHFTQTTPEDQTETTPSSTSTTQVPLTSQETSTTMMSSPTEQQSTSATMLTPTGTTELTASTSMFTTTGVTISTNTDHPTTTMSSSTNTEVSPSSQSTLTPMTTHFTQTTPEHITETTPSSTSTTELPLTSQETSTTMMSSPTEQQSTSATIVTPTGTTELTASTSMFTTTGVTISTNTDHPTTTISSSTNTDVSPSSQSTITPMTTHFTQTTPEDETETTPSSTSTTQLPLTSQETSTTMMSSPTEQQSTSATIVTPTGTTELTASTSMFTTTGVTISTNTDHPTTTIISSTNTDVSPTSQSTITPMTTHFTQTTPEDQTETTPSSTSTTQVPLTSQETSTTMMSSPTEQQSTSATMLTPTGTTELTASTSMFTTTGVTISTNTDHPTTTMSSSTNTEVSPSSQSTLTPMTTHFTQTTPEHITETTPSSTSTTELPLTSQETSTTMMSSPTEQQSTSATIVTPTGTTELTASTSMFTTTGVTISTNTDHPTTTISSSTNTDVSPSSQSTITPMTTHFTQTTPEDETETTPSSTSTTQLPLTSQETSTTMMSSPTEQQSTSATIVTPTGTTELTASTSMFTTTGVTISTNTDHPTTTIISSTNTDVSPTSQSTITPMTTHFTQTTPEDQTETTPSSTSTTQVPLTSQETSTTMMSSPTEQQSTSATMLTPTGTTELTASTSMFTTTGVTISTNTDHPTTTISSSTNAEVSPSSQSTITPMTTHFTQTTPEHITETTPSSTSTTELPLTSQETSTTMMSSPTEQQSTSATIVTPTGTTELTASTSMFTTTGVTISTNTDHPTTTIISSTNTDVSPSSQSTITPMTTHFTQTTPEDETETTPSSTSTTQLPLTSQETSTTMMSSPTEQQSTSATMLTPTGTTELTASTSMLTTTGVTITTHTDHPTTTISSSTDTEVSPSSQSTLTPMTTHFTQTTPEHITETTPSSTSTTELPLTSQETSTTMMSSPTEQQSTSATIVTPTGTTELTASTSMFTTTGVTISTNTDHPTTTISSSTNTDVSPSSQSTITPMTTHFTQTTPEDETETTPSSTSTTQVPLTSQETSTTMMSSTTEQQSTSDTIVTPTGTTELTPQPQCSPQLE is encoded by the exons atgatgtcctcaccaacagagcaacaatccacctcggctacgatagtaacacccacaggaacaactgaattgacagcctcaacctcaatgttcaccacaactggagtaacaatatctaccaacactgatcatcccacaacaaccatcatttcttccacaaatacagatgtctcACCAACTTCACAATCTACcatcactccaatgactactcatttcactcaaacaactcctgaagaccagactgaaacaacaccatcaagtaccagcacaactcaggttccattaacaagccaggaaacatctacaacaatgatgtcctcaccaacagagcaacaatccacctcggctacgatgttaacacccacaggaacaactgaattgacagcctcaacctcaatgttcaccacaactggagtaacaatatccaccaacactgatcatcccacaacaaccatgagttcttccacaaatacagaggtctcaccaagttcacaatctacactcactccaatgactactcatttcactcaaacaactcctgaacacataactgaaacaacaccatcaagtaccagcacaactgagcttccactaacaagccaggaaacatctacaacaatgatgtcctcaccaacagagcaacaatccacctcggctacgatagtaacacccacaggaacaactgaattgacagcctcaacctcaatgttcaccacaactggagtaacaatatctaccaacactgatcatcccacaacaaccatcagttcttccacaaatacagatgtctcaccaagttcacaatctaccatcactccaatgactactcatttcactcaaacaactcctgaagacgagactgaaacaacaccatcaagtaccagcacaactcag cttccactaacaagccaggaaacatctacaacaatgatgtcctcaccaacagagcaacaatccacctcggctacgatagtaacacccacaggaacaactgaattgacagcctcaacctcaatgttcaccacaactggagtaacaatatctaccaacactgatcatcccacaacaaccatcatttcttccacaaatacagatgtctcACCAACTTCACAATCTACcatcactccaatgactactcatttcactcaaacaactcctgaagaccagactgaaacaacaccatcaagtaccagcacaactcaggttccattaacaagccaggaaacatctacaacaatgatgtcctcaccaacagagcaacaatccacctcggctacgatgttaacacccacaggaacaactgaattgacagcctcaacctcaatgttcaccacaactggagtaacaatatccaccaacactgatcatcccacaacaaccatgagttcttccacaaatacagaggtctcaccaagttcacaatctacactcactccaatgactactcatttcactcaaacaactcctgaacacataactgaaacaacaccatcaagtaccagcacaactgagcttccactaacaagccaggaaacatctacaacaatgatgtcctcaccaacagagcaacaatccacctcggctacgatagtaacacccacaggaacaactgaattgacagcctcaacctcaatgttcaccacaactggagtaacaatatctaccaacactgatcatcccacaacaaccatcagttcttccacaaatacagatgtctcaccaagttcacaatctaccatcactccaatgactactcatttcactcaaacaactcctgaagacgagactgaaacaacaccatcaagtaccagcacaactcag cttccactaacaagccaggaaacatctacaacaatgatgtcctcaccaacagagcaacaatccacctcggctacgatagtaacacccacaggaacaactgaattgacagcctcaacctcaatgttcaccacaactggagtaacaatatctaccaacactgatcatcccacaacaaccatcatttcttccacaaatacagatgtctcACCAACTTCACAATCTACcatcactccaatgactactcatttcactcaaacaactcctgaagaccagactgaaacaacaccatcaagtaccagcacaactcaggttccattaacaagccaggaaacatctacaacaatgatgtcctcaccaacagagcaacaatccacctcggctacgatgttaacacccacaggaacaactgaattgacagcctcaacctcaatgttcaccacaactggagtaacaatatccaccaacactgatcatcccacaacaaccatcagttcttccacaaatgcagaggtctcaccaagttcacaatctacaatcactccaatgactactcatttcactcaaacaactcctgaacacataactgaaacaacaccatcaagtaccagcacaactgagcttccactaacaagccaggaaacatctacaacaatgatgtcctcaccaacagagcaacaatccacctcggctacgatagtaacacccacaggaacaactgaattgacagcctcaacctcaatgttcaccacaactggagtaacaatatctaccaacactgatcatcccacaacaaccatcatttcttccacaaatacagatgtctcaccaagttcacaatctaccatcactccaatgactactcatttcactcaaacaactcctgaagacgagactgaaacaacaccatcaagtaccagcacaactcag cttccactaacaagccaggaaacatctacaacaatgatgtcctcaccaacagagcaacaatccacctcagctacgatgttaacacccacaggaacaactgaattgacagcctcaacctcaatgttgaccacaactggagtaacaataaccacccacactgatcatcccacaacaaccatcagttcttccacagatacagaggtctcaccaagttcacaatctacactcactccaatgactactcatttcactcaaacaactcctgaacacataactgaaacaacaccatcaagtaccagcacaactgagcttccactaacaagccaggaaacatctacaacaatgatgtcctcaccaacagagcaacaatccacctcggctacgatagtaacacccacaggaacaactgaattgacagcctcaacctcaatgttcaccacaactggagtaacaatatctaccaacactgatcatcccacaacaaccatcagttcttccacaaatacagatgtctcaccaagttcacaatctaccatcactccaatgactactcatttcactcaaacaactcctgaagacgagactgaaacaacaccatcaagtaccagcacaactcaggttccattaacaagccaggaaacatctacaacaatgatgtcctcaacaacagagcaacaatccacctcggaTACAAtagtaacacccacaggaacaactgaattgaca cctcaacctcaatgttcaccacaactggagtaa